Proteins encoded within one genomic window of Ammonifex degensii KC4:
- a CDS encoding Flp family type IVb pilin translates to MLAFWRELWRDEEGQGMAEYGLILALIAIVVIIALTALGTSIRDKFQKVSDELNKTQ, encoded by the coding sequence ATGCTGGCTTTCTGGCGGGAGCTCTGGCGGGACGAAGAGGGACAGGGAATGGCGGAGTACGGATTGATTCTGGCGCTCATAGCCATCGTGGTCATCATTGCTTTGACAGCCTTGGGAACTAGCATAAGAGACAAATTCCAAAAAGTGTCCGATGAACTCAATAAAACTCAATAA
- a CDS encoding A24 family peptidase, with protein sequence MAYWHLLVLAVAAGTIYLDLRWRRIPNWLLLPALLLALALRGWEGGWPAVWAGLQGWLVGIGLLLLPYLRRGVGGGDVKLLGVLGACGGPLFALHTFLLGAVLGGLVSLYLLVRSSLLRPALRVVWWEFFLPGSLPLSSGLFFPYGVCFALGGVLALWW encoded by the coding sequence ATGGCTTACTGGCACCTGCTGGTGTTAGCGGTGGCGGCCGGCACCATCTACTTGGATCTCCGGTGGCGGCGCATACCCAACTGGCTCCTTTTACCGGCTCTCCTGCTGGCCCTGGCTCTGCGGGGCTGGGAAGGGGGCTGGCCTGCTGTCTGGGCAGGACTTCAGGGATGGCTGGTGGGAATCGGCCTTCTTCTTTTGCCCTACCTGCGCCGGGGAGTAGGGGGAGGGGACGTGAAGCTTCTGGGCGTTCTGGGGGCCTGCGGCGGCCCGCTTTTCGCCCTGCATACCTTCCTTCTGGGTGCCGTTCTGGGGGGCTTGGTTTCCCTCTACTTGCTGGTGCGGAGTAGCCTCCTGCGCCCCGCCTTGCGGGTAGTTTGGTGGGAGTTCTTCTTGCCAGGAAGCTTACCTTTAAGTTCTGGTCTCTTCTTCCCCTACGGTGTTTGCTTTGCCCTGGGAGGGGTGCTGGCCCTATGGTGGTAA
- a CDS encoding TadE/TadG family type IV pilus assembly protein has protein sequence MVVREEKGQAAVELALTLPLLLLILFALVEFGRVFFAYLVITNAAREGARLAAVGGSDVAIVDRVKDAAAGLEQGKLQVEVSPSAPDRVSGTTAVVKVSYPVNLLLPLPPGVLPNPVVLKAQASMRVE, from the coding sequence ATGGTGGTAAGGGAAGAAAAGGGGCAGGCAGCAGTGGAGTTGGCCCTGACCCTTCCACTCCTTTTGCTTATCCTTTTCGCTTTGGTGGAGTTCGGCCGGGTGTTCTTTGCCTACCTGGTGATCACCAACGCGGCCCGCGAAGGAGCGCGCCTGGCGGCGGTGGGAGGGAGCGATGTGGCCATAGTGGACCGGGTTAAAGATGCGGCAGCGGGGCTGGAGCAGGGCAAATTGCAGGTGGAAGTTTCCCCTTCTGCCCCCGACCGGGTTTCCGGCACGACGGCCGTGGTCAAGGTGAGTTACCCGGTGAATCTCCTTTTGCCTCTGCCCCCGGGCGTTCTTCCCAACCCCGTGGTCCTCAAGGCACAGGCCTCCATGCGGGTGGAGTGA
- a CDS encoding TadE/TadG family type IV pilus assembly protein, translated as MWWKSERGTVAVLVAAALTFLLGLAALVVDGGGLLLARERLVNAVDAAALAGVQFLPGDPSGAVQTALDYARLNGADPAQVTAEVEPDGRTLAVRADRSVPFFLARVLGLEKGEVKAQAKARVGAPEAVFGVVPLGIPDQSLVFGKLYVLKVGGGAGQQGNFGALALGGHGANVYEKNLAYGYQGWLKIGDVVETEPGNMSGPTVYGIEARIRGHENCTWDRHDPGCPRLVVVPVYRSVALKGRDEVEIVGFAAFFIEGVAGRGNECYVTGYFLEHLTQAARGMDGRDYGLRTAKLIE; from the coding sequence ATGTGGTGGAAAAGCGAACGGGGAACGGTGGCGGTGCTGGTAGCTGCTGCCCTTACCTTCTTGCTGGGCCTGGCCGCGCTGGTCGTCGATGGGGGAGGTCTTTTGCTGGCCCGCGAGCGTTTGGTCAACGCTGTGGATGCGGCAGCGCTGGCCGGAGTGCAGTTCTTGCCCGGCGACCCTTCCGGAGCAGTGCAAACGGCCCTGGACTACGCTCGGCTAAACGGTGCCGATCCTGCTCAGGTCACGGCAGAGGTGGAACCGGACGGAAGAACGCTGGCAGTCCGGGCAGATCGATCGGTTCCCTTTTTTCTAGCCCGCGTTCTGGGCCTGGAGAAGGGGGAAGTCAAGGCGCAGGCTAAAGCGCGGGTGGGAGCACCAGAAGCCGTCTTCGGAGTGGTCCCTCTGGGCATTCCCGATCAGTCCCTGGTCTTCGGCAAGCTGTATGTCCTTAAGGTGGGCGGAGGAGCAGGGCAGCAGGGTAACTTCGGGGCGCTGGCCCTGGGTGGCCATGGGGCTAACGTATACGAGAAAAACTTGGCCTACGGCTACCAGGGCTGGCTCAAGATTGGAGACGTGGTGGAGACGGAACCTGGCAATATGTCAGGGCCCACGGTTTACGGGATCGAAGCCCGCATCAGGGGGCACGAGAACTGCACCTGGGACCGGCATGATCCCGGCTGCCCCCGGCTGGTAGTGGTGCCTGTCTATCGCTCTGTGGCGCTCAAGGGCAGGGACGAAGTGGAGATTGTGGGTTTTGCTGCCTTTTTCATAGAAGGAGTGGCAGGGAGAGGAAACGAGTGCTACGTCACCGGCTATTTTTTAGAACATCTCACCCAGGCAGCGCGGGGGATGGACGGCAGGGATTATGGTTTGCGTACCGCCAAGCTGATCGAGTGA